Proteins encoded by one window of Macaca mulatta isolate MMU2019108-1 chromosome 10, T2T-MMU8v2.0, whole genome shotgun sequence:
- the TMEM74B gene encoding transmembrane protein 74B isoform X1, translating to MASPPGLELKTLSNGPQAPRRSAPLGPVAPSREGVENACFSSEEHETHFQNPGNTRLGSSPSPSGGVSSLPRSQRDDLSLHSEEGPGLEPVSRPVDYGFVSALVFLVSGILLVVTAYAIPREARVNPDTVTAREMERLEMYYARLGSHLDKCIIAGLGLLTVGGMLLSVLLMVSLCKGELYRRRTFVPGRGSRKTYGSINLRMRQLNGDGGQALVENEVVQVSETSHTLQRS from the coding sequence ATGGCATCTCCCCCTGGTCTGGAACTGAAGACACTGAGCAATGGTCCTCAAGCCCCAAGGAGATCAGCTCCCCTGGGCCCGGTGGCCCCATCCAGGGAGGGTGTGGAGAATGCCTGCTTCTCCTCAGAGGAGCACGAGACCCATTTCCAGAACCCTGGGAACACGAGACTGGGCAGCTCACCCAGTCCCTCTGGGGGTGTCTCCTCACTGCCCCGATCCCAGCGGGATGATCTGTCCCTGCATTcagaggaggggccaggcctgGAGCCCGTGAGTCGCCCGGTGGATTATGGCTTTGTTTCCGCCCTTGTTTTCCTGGTGAGTGGGATTCTTCTGGTGGTGACAGCATACGCCATCCCCCGTGAGGCTCGAGTCAATCCGGACACAGTGACAGCGCGAGAGATGGAACGACTAGAAATGTACTACGCCCGCCTAGGCTCCCACTTGGACAAGTGCATCATCGCAGGCCTGGGGCTGCTCACGGTGGGCGGCATGCTCTTGTCGGTGCTGCTCATGGTCTCCCTGTGCAAGGGCGAGCTGTACCGCCGGAGGACCTTCGTCCCCGGCAGGGGCTCCAGGAAGACCTATGGCTCCATTAACCTGCGCATGAGACAGCTCAATGGGGATGGGGGCCAGGCCCTGGTGGAGAATGAAGTTGTCCAGGTCTCAGAGACTAGCCACACCCTCCAGAGGTCTTAA